From Spodoptera frugiperda isolate SF20-4 chromosome 27, AGI-APGP_CSIRO_Sfru_2.0, whole genome shotgun sequence, a single genomic window includes:
- the LOC118263469 gene encoding membrane-associated progesterone receptor component 2 encodes MASAPETKLPETDSSDAGSSFFDDFCIPVNLVITAIIIILVYKIYAKFTKVPAESPALELPKIRKDMTVAELRQYDGNQPDGRVLVAVNGWIFDVTRGRRFYGPGGPYAAFGGKDASRGLATFSVTSSDKEYDDLSDLNSMEMESVKEWEAQFREKYDLVGRLLKPGEEPINYSDEEPDETDTSTPTPVEDKKEQ; translated from the exons ATGGCATCAGCGCCCGAAACAAAATTGCCAGAAACCGACAGCTCAGACGCGGGTTCTAGTTTCTTTGATGACTTTTGCATTCCCGTAAATTTGGTTATAACTgcaattatcataatattggTGTATAAAATATATGCAAAGTTTACAAAGGTGCCTGCTGAAAGCCCGGCGCTGGAGTTGCCAAAAATTCGTAAGGATATGACAGTTGCTGAACTTCGTCAATATGATGGTAACCAGCCTGACGGCAGGGTGCTGGTGGCAGTCAACGGGTGGATATTCGACGTGACGCGAGGGCGTAGATTCTACGGGCCCG GTGGGCCCTATGCAGCGTTTGGAGGGAAGGATGCATCGAGAGGTTTAGCTACATTCTCAGTGACATCATCAGACAAGGAATACGATGACCTTAGTGACCTTAACTCAATGGAAATGGAATCTGTGAAGGAGTGGGAGGCACAGTTCAGAG AGAAATACGACCTGGTGGGGCGGTTATTGAAACCGGGTGAGGAGCCTATAAACTATTCAGATGAAGAACCAGATGAGACTGACACCTCGACGCCTACACCTGTCGAAGATAAGAAGGAGCAATAG